The DNA region AAAGGAAAGTCCGTTCAGCTCCTTACTTAATTTAAGCGCATAGAGCATTCCAATCATTACTGCTTCTCCATGAGTAAAGTTCCCATAGCCCATTTCAGATTCAATCGCATGGCCAAGCGTATGGCCAAAATTCAAATATGCTCGAATACCCGTTTCCTTTTCATCCCTTGAAACAAATTCGTTTTTTATTTTTATTCCTTTTGTAACTGATTTAAGTAATTGCTCTGGTGAGATGGTTTCTAGGCTATGTATATTGGTTCGCAACCAGCCGAAAAACACCGGATCATAAATAAGAGCATGTTTGATGACTTCCGCAAAGCCAGAGCGTACTTCTTGTGTTGATAATGTGCTTAAAAAATCGAGATCATAAAAAACAGCCAGGGGCTGATGAAAGGCACCTATCATATTTTTCCCCAAGGGGTGGTTTATGGCCACCTTCCCCCCAACGGCACTATCATGTGCCAAAATGGTTGTCGGCACTTGAATAAATGGAATACCCCTCATAAACGAAGCAGCAACATATCCGGATAAATCTCCTACCGCCCCTCCGCCAAATGCAAGAATTACAGATTTACGATCGAGTCGGTTTTCTAATGCAATTGTTAAAGCTTGATAAAATACATCGAATGTCTTAGCTTTTTCGCCACTGGGTGAAGTATATACAATTGGATTCCATGGCCCTATTAAAGGTAATAAAGAATCAAGATGAAGCTCTGCAACAGTTTCGTCGGTAATGATTAATATTCTTGTTAGGTCAGGAAAATGATTGGTTAAAAAAGTACTAATCTCATTTTTCGCACCTTTTCCGACAGTCACATTGTAGTTTTTCGAGCCTGTTTGGATCGTAATGACTTCCATCAAAACTCCCTCGCAAACTTACGCTGGCGTTCAATTTCCGCTGCAAAGGCATCAAACCGGTCACTATAAAATTGTTCTAATAGTGCATTTGCCAATTCCCATGCAACAACATGTTCAGCAACAACCGCAGCAGCTGGAACTGCACAGCTATCTGAACGTTCTACACTTGCAGAAAAAGCTTCTTTTGAATCGATATCAACACTCATTAATGGTTTATATAGCGTTGGAATTGGTTTCATAACACCTCGGACAACGATAGGCATCCCCGATGTCATGCCGCCCTCCATGCCTCCGAGTCGATTGGTCTTTCTTGTATACCCTTCGTCCTCTGACCAGATGATTTCATCATGCACTTCACTTCCAGGTTTTCTGGCAGCCTCAAAGCCAATCCCGAACTCCACACCTTTAAAGGCGTTTATACTAATAATCGCGGCAGCAAGCTTAGCATCTAACTTACGATCATATTGTACATAGCTCCCAACCCCTGCTGGCATACCTGATGCAATTACTTCCACCACTCCTCCAATGGAATCACCATTCTTCTTTGCATTATCAATTGCTTCCATCATTTTTTGTTCTACACTTGTATCAGCACACCGAACAGGAGAAAGTTCTGTCATCTCCTTCAAGTTTTCAATCGTTAAAGTTGGGTCAAGGTTTGCCTTAATTCCACCGATTTCAACAACATGTGAAACGATTGACACACCAACTAAGGATAAAAGTTTCTTTGCTACAGCTCCAGCCGCAACCCTTACAGTAGTCTCACGTGCAGATGAACGTTCAAGGACATTTCTCATATCGCGATGACCGTATTTTATCGCACCATTTAAGTCAGCATGACCAGGACGGGGACGTGTAATCTTTCGTTTCACTTCATCCTCATGGCCTTCTTCTAATGGCTCAGGTCCCAT from Neobacillus sp. FSL H8-0543 includes:
- the aroC gene encoding chorismate synthase; the encoded protein is MRYLTAGESHGPQLTTILEGLPAGMPLLASDIDEGLQRRQKGYGRGRRMQIEKDTVEILSGVRHGQTLGSPVALVVKNNDWKHWTKIMGPEPLEEGHEDEVKRKITRPRPGHADLNGAIKYGHRDMRNVLERSSARETTVRVAAGAVAKKLLSLVGVSIVSHVVEIGGIKANLDPTLTIENLKEMTELSPVRCADTSVEQKMMEAIDNAKKNGDSIGGVVEVIASGMPAGVGSYVQYDRKLDAKLAAAIISINAFKGVEFGIGFEAARKPGSEVHDEIIWSEDEGYTRKTNRLGGMEGGMTSGMPIVVRGVMKPIPTLYKPLMSVDIDSKEAFSASVERSDSCAVPAAAVVAEHVVAWELANALLEQFYSDRFDAFAAEIERQRKFAREF
- the aroB gene encoding 3-dehydroquinate synthase codes for the protein MEVITIQTGSKNYNVTVGKGAKNEISTFLTNHFPDLTRILIITDETVAELHLDSLLPLIGPWNPIVYTSPSGEKAKTFDVFYQALTIALENRLDRKSVILAFGGGAVGDLSGYVAASFMRGIPFIQVPTTILAHDSAVGGKVAINHPLGKNMIGAFHQPLAVFYDLDFLSTLSTQEVRSGFAEVIKHALIYDPVFFGWLRTNIHSLETISPEQLLKSVTKGIKIKNEFVSRDEKETGIRAYLNFGHTLGHAIESEMGYGNFTHGEAVMIGMLYALKLSKELNGLSFNLIEFTDWIEKLGYDTKIPSALSHERLIARMKQDKKTVGESIRFVLLEQLGKPVLQELSDELLLEQLKSFK